A single window of Culicoides brevitarsis isolate CSIRO-B50_1 chromosome 3, AGI_CSIRO_Cbre_v1, whole genome shotgun sequence DNA harbors:
- the LOC134833532 gene encoding uncharacterized protein LOC134833532, which produces MLSQRGKPLLVHNGENFGIQYVRKDKKYWQCNLSRKYNCKARVTTTDNDDIIVTNAEHCHTEIRAHLKKEYKLNKMNQLAALHSMQQQQHQQEHEKRIREEHENRIKEEQQRIIEHLKNFSNHNNNNGN; this is translated from the coding sequence ATGTTGAGTCAACGCGGAAAACCTTTGCTCGTTCACAATGGCGAAAATTTCGGAATTCAATACGTGCGaaaggacaaaaaatattggcaATGCAATCTCTCGCGGAAATACAACTGCAAGGCACGCGTCACAACGACGGATAACGACGACATTATCGTAACGAATGCGGAACATTGTCACACGGAAATTCGCGCGCATCTCAAGAAGGAATACAAGCTGAACAAAATGAACCAACTTGCGGCTCTGCATTccatgcaacaacaacagcatcaGCAAGAACACGAGAAACGGATTCGGGAAGAGCACGAGAATCGCATCAAAGAGGAACAACAAAGGATCATCGAacatttgaagaatttcagcaatcataacaacaataatggaaattga